ATCAGTATTGATACTGGCAGTCATAGTAAAGCTGATGTTTTGACATTAGGTGTTATTACTCTGTTACAAGCCGTTTATCTAGATATTGAAGATTTATTAGGGAATCGTCAAGCAGCTTTATTTGCCAAAGACATAACGGGGGTATTACAGCAAAAACAATTTCCCGATATATCTGCCGCAGATGCAGTAAAATCTTTCCTAACCGCGGATTTGTCAAAGATGAGTAAAATGCCAGCTTGGCAAGAAACTCATGTAATTATTCTTTTAGAAGAACTACACAGATTAGGAAAAACATACTTTGGTGATGTCAACTTTGCTCATCAACTAGGTGAGCGATTACAAGATATGCCAGAAGAAGAGCAAGAACTATTTATCAGTTGGTTGCAAAAATCTCCACTTAATAAGCTTTGGCATTAGGGTGGATATTGATTTGTAAAAAAACAACTGTTACTGGCACTTGTCGTTAACTGGCTATTGTCTGTCACAAAAGTAAGAAAGTACAATTATTACATCCGATGTGCAAAAAATATTACATTACCAGCATTTACCTAGTTAATCCCTATGAGTAAATCTTACGACAATTCATCTCCTGTCAAGCCCCTGTTAACTACTCTAAACCTTGTTTTTGCTTGTTTTAGCTGGGCTGTTTTAGCATTGTTATACTTTTTGCTGTTTAGTGCCAAAATCCCTGACCCAGGGCAACAAGGAATAGAAGTCCGCGCCCAGTGGTATGTGATTGGCACAAATATTTTTGAAGCTGTGGCTTATTTGGGTGCAAGTCTCTTATGCTGGAGGAACTGGCGGAGTACCCAAATGGTTAGTAGTGGAAAAGTCTGGCTCTTAATCGGGTTAGGAATGTTTGCCTATTTTATAGGTGGACTGGTTTTCGGCTACATAGAAATCGGCCTAAAACAAGAGCCAGATGTATCTATTGCTGATATATTTTTTGTCTTGACATATCTATGTCTAGGTACTGGCATGGCTTTGGCCTTGCTTTCTCGCCGAATTCACCTGGAAGCATGGCAGTGGCTAATTGTGGTGGCAGTTGGAGGATTAGGCAGTTTTCTGGCTTGGTTGATTTCTCAAAAAGAACAAGCATCAACTGAACAAATCGCCTTTTTTCTCAACTTGTTTTACATAGTTAGCGATGTGGTGTTATTAATTATTGCCACAATTATGCTACTGGCTTTTTGGGGAGGTAAAGTCTCCTTATCTTGGCGAATGATTGCCGCTGCCGCATTTTCGCTCTACATTGCAGATATGTGGTTTAAATTCGCCCAAGGATCTGATTATCAAAGTGGAGACTTACTAGAAGTATTCTGGGTGTTTAGTGGAGTGTTATTCGGTATGGGCGCTGTTCTAGAATACGACGCATCATTGAGTCTTAAACGCCGAGACCGTGGACGCAAACGAACTTAATAAATTTTGGTGTCTACTGTGAGAAAATTAACTGATTCTGACAAACAAGAAATTCTCAAGCTATATCGAGAAACTGCCGAAACAACCTCGACTTTGGCAGAACGTTATGGTGTGAGTAATTCCACAATTAGCCGACTGCTTAAAAGTACCTTACCAGAAGAAGAGTACGAATTTCTCGTTTCTTTAAAACGCGCTGCTAGAACCCCTGAAGGCAGAGCGCAGGTAAGTTATGAGCAGTTACCACTGTTAACTCAAGCACCATTGGAAGTGGAAGCTTCTAGTAGTGTCAGCATTGTTGAGGAGTTATCCAACCCAGAACTAGAAAAGCCCACAATAGCCGCAGTGGTAGAGGTAGAGGCAGAGGCAGAGGCAAAGGCAGATGGTGATCCTGATTTTGCCCAACCCATTCCGGCTAATAGACGGGTTAAAACACGCTCCTGGGCAGTGGAACAACCCAAGATTCCTGTTGTCAAAGAAACTCCAATTTTCAAAGAAACTCCAATTTTCAAAGAAACTCCAATTTTCAAAGAATTGGAAATTGTCAGACACAAGCCCATAGAAACGCCAATTATTCCCAAACCAAAGTTAGAGGTGGAAACTCGATATTCACAGCCAAGTTTGTTTGCGGAAATCTTGGATGAGGATTTGTTGGATGAACCTGATGATTTAGAAGATGACGATTTGGATGATGATTTGTATGAGGATGAGGAGGATTTTGAGGACGAAGACTATGAAGCACCAAAACCTCTAGTTACCAGACGCTCAAATGGGGAAGCATCTGTTCAGGTTTTACCATTGTCGGTTGCTAATTTACCGAAAACCTGCTACTTGGTAATTGATCGTTCTGCGGAGTTAATTACCCGGCCACTCAAGGATTTTGGTGATTTAGGTCTGATTCCTAGTCTGGAAAATCAACAGAAAACTCTGCCGATTTTCGATAATCACCGCGTAGCTAAACGCTTTTCTACCAAGCGCGATCGCGTGATCAAAGTGCCTGATAGTCAAATGCTCCATAAGGCTAGTAACCATTTACAAGCTAAAGGGATTACGCGACTATTGATTGATGGACAAGTCTATTCTTTGTCTTTAATCTAAAGGTAATGCGGGTATTTGCTGGTTGGAGTAGTTCACTACTCTAACCACCGCTTCATAAAACTGCTGCAAAACGATCTGCTAAATCAATAATATCTTGTTTTCTAGCAATTTGTTCAACCCATTCCTGGGGAATATTTTCCACCCCATAATAAATTCCTGCAAATCCCCCCGTCACAGCCGCAGTAGTATCTGTATCTCCTCCTAAATTAACGGCTTTGAGGACTGATTCAGCGTAAGATGAGCTATTTAACAAACACCATATTGATGCTTCCAGAGTGTCAATTACATAACCACCAGAATTAATTTCTTCTTTAGCTAATTCGGCAATTTTACCGCTAAATATCCGCTGAAAATGAGATTTTTCCTGAATATATTCACTATCAGAATAAAGCTCTTGAATTTTCTCTACACCCTGTAAATAAGCAGTTAATAAATCAGCCCCTCTCAATATTTCTACTGCCATACTAATATAAATCCCACAAGCCATTTGCGAACGC
The window above is part of the Dolichospermum sp. DET69 genome. Proteins encoded here:
- a CDS encoding transposase; protein product: MRKLTDSDKQEILKLYRETAETTSTLAERYGVSNSTISRLLKSTLPEEEYEFLVSLKRAARTPEGRAQVSYEQLPLLTQAPLEVEASSSVSIVEELSNPELEKPTIAAVVEVEAEAEAKADGDPDFAQPIPANRRVKTRSWAVEQPKIPVVKETPIFKETPIFKETPIFKELEIVRHKPIETPIIPKPKLEVETRYSQPSLFAEILDEDLLDEPDDLEDDDLDDDLYEDEEDFEDEDYEAPKPLVTRRSNGEASVQVLPLSVANLPKTCYLVIDRSAELITRPLKDFGDLGLIPSLENQQKTLPIFDNHRVAKRFSTKRDRVIKVPDSQMLHKASNHLQAKGITRLLIDGQVYSLSLI